The Manihot esculenta cultivar AM560-2 chromosome 17, M.esculenta_v8, whole genome shotgun sequence genome contains the following window.
AGGTCTAATAATGGGGAAGAGTATGATTCTACAGAATTCAAGAAGTTCTATGCTAATGAGAGAATTAAGTGAACCAGGACAGTTCCTAGTAAGGAAAGACAGAATGGGACTGCTGAAAGAATGAACAGAACATTGAATGATCGAGTAAGAAGCATGAGGTTACATGTTGGGCTGCCAAAAATGTTTCAAGCAGATGCAATGAGCACAATAGCATATTTGATATTTAGAGGACCTTTAGTTCCTTTGGATTTCAAGATTCAAGAAGAAGTTTGATCAGTTAAAGATGTCAAGTTTAGTCACCTGCAGACTTTTAGGTGCGCTGCCTATATTCACATTGATCCAGAGAAGAGAGATAAGCTTGATGCAAAGGGTTTGAAGTGCTACTTTATTGGGTATGGTTCAGATCAATTTGGATACAAATTTTGAGATGACAAGAATAAAAAGATCTTAAGGCATTGTGATGTGATATTTAATGAAAATGTCATGTATAAGGACAAGTCTAAGGTGCGATCTAAAGATGCAGAAGAAGTGAAAACTGAGGTTGAGTTGTAGAAAATTTCACCTAGTGATATTGCAGTAAGACCACAGGAGAATCCAGAGAACACTATTACAGAATCAAAACAACAGTCAATTACACCTGAGCCAGTGTTAAGGAGATCTACTAGGACTACCAAGTTACTAGAAGTTATGATAATTGTCATTCCTTCAGAATTTGAAGTTTCTAAGTTGGTAACAAAAAGTGAAAAACTATACAAGAGTCATTTAGGTAAATGTTTCTTCTTTTAGGGCCGTTAGACTGGCCCCTTATCCTCTTTTGCCTTCTATCTGATTCTCTTACAtattatttgattaattaagatctatttaatattactattatttacTTCTACTTTTTTTATACATTAAATCAATAGCATTATAGTATTCTtctaatgtttatgtgcatgcTAAACATTTGGTTTGTTGTACTCATACTTAATATTTCATTATATATCAATTTTCCAATTACAAATAATATCTTCATTTCTGTATTGCtaaaattcatttataatttatttcataCTTTGTTTCTTAAGTTGTCATTCCTATAATGTTAGGGTGAGCAAATATATTTTGTTACTTTGATTTTTTAGTTGaaagttattttataaatatgaagTTGTGTGTATTGTAAGAAAATATAAAGAGTAAAGTGGATGAATGTTCAGGAGTGATCTTATGATATATTatagggagatttataatttagtccctgagtattgccattattaacaagtcagtctctgtatttttagaaacctattaaaacgtccttatcttttctctccgtcaacaaaatagtcctttcgtctatttttgccgtgaaaaatatagtaaaagactaaattacccccattattttcctcctcctcctcctttcttttcttcttcatcaattcttcctccttcttcttctgcttctccttctgcttctgcttcttcttcttcttcttctctttcttctcctccttcttcttcttcttcttcttttgcttctttttcttctttttcttctttctcttcttcttcttctccttcttctccttcttctccttcttctccttcttctccttcttcttcttcttcttctttttcttcttttttttcttcttttttttcttctttttcttatttctcttcttcttcttctccttcttctccttcttctccttcttcttctccttcttctccttcttctccttcttcttctttttcttcttcttcttctccttcttcttcttctccttcttcttcttcttcttctttttcagaggaggaggaggaggaggaggaggaggaggagaaaagaaaagatagggactatttcgttgacaaaaagaaacgataaggacattttaatagatgtgagaaaagatagggactattttgttgacaaacagaaacgataaggacattttaatagatttctaaaaatatagggagggacgatttcgttgacggaaagaaacgatgagaaaggactatttcgttgatggaaagaaacgataaggacattttaatagatatgagaaaagatagggactattttattgacaaaaaaaaatgataaggacgttttaatagatatgaaaaaagataaaaacgttttaatagatttttgaaaatgtaaggactaacttgttaataataacaatatccaaagactaaataaaggattttatttgagggtaaaattggattttaaaaattttctctctcctcctttatttaattttaacggaaaagaggacggaaggactatttcgttgacggaaagaaaacataagaatattttaataggtttctaaaaatacagggactgactggttaataatggcaatactcaaggactaaattataaatctccctatATTATATCATGtatcttttattataaatatggagttgcatgtattgtaaaagaaaaataaaaacataaggAGTGAAAGTAAATGAAGTAGGGGTGAAGATTCGGTgagtttaattcaaaatcaaacttaAACGAAATAAtcgaaaatcgaattgaatgGAAGTGTGGTCTGTagaggtgagcattcggtcggtttggtttaaaaccgaaccaaaccgaataaactaaaaattaaaattttagtatttataaaaattgaaccgaactgattttggctagaaactgaatcgaactaaaccgatctaattcagtttgattcggttcaatttgatcagtttgaatttttaataaatttttttattttttatactttattttaatattttaaaatttaattaaaatattttaactttaatatgatataatctctctatattattaaaaataatatattattatcactaatcagtttgattcagttttttaaatttttttctgatcaaaactgaaccgaattggaataaccaaaaattttaaaattaaaaatcgaaacgaatcaaaataaataaaaaactgaactgaatttttaaattaattggatttgatggattttttcagtttaaatAGAATATTGCTCACTCTTATTTAGTTTTTCAATACTCCTTTGTTTTCTCCTCTTTATTCTCTTTATTCtatttctaataaattaatGTGATAATAAAGTCTAGCTTCAAATGCTTGCAATTTTTCTTCAACCTTTTTCCCTTattctttttgctcaaaacttaatAGGATTGTTAACAGTAATGGCCTACTAAAATAAAGTCCTAAAATTAACAAGTGCCCAAATACAATGGTAAAGTTTAATATACTTCAAAAGAGAGAACTCAATCCATCCTTTTATTTTGTCAAAGGATCTTACAATCACATAGCATCTAATGTACCCTTAACTTGATATAAAAACAAATTTAACaattgttaaattaaatattcatatagaatttattaaattttcatataaaatgaaGCTTATAAGATTAAATAATCATATAGTTCATTTTCGTATAAGATGAAACATATAGTTTTcgcacattttaaatttttatttgattgcaCTCACAGATTTAATCTGGTGATAAGTGCATTTAAGTAAATCTGAAAAATCTCAGCTTCTACTCTTCCGATTCCCGAttcctattttaaaaaaaaaaaaacttttatttgatgaaattgaaTACTAAACTCTTATCATCATTTGGcacttatttattttaataaattttaattgaataatattaaatttaaatttaaaaatttttaaattaaaattaaaattattttcaggtAAAATGTCTGTTTAAGCTTTTAAAGTGTAGTCCAATGTATAAACAacaagaaaaagtaaaaatcaGTGacaaaaattatcaataaagaaaattactgactgtttaaaataaaaattaaaacaatatgGAAGtatatttatgaaataaaaatatatctatAGCTTGGATTAGCAGAGCatgtaaataaaattaataaatatttataaaaagtaattaatgcgaggtataaaataaaaaaataataaaaaataaaaattatgagatgttaattaaattaaaatattttttattttataacattatcttttcaagaaaataaaaattaaataattaattttatgatagtgcaaaattttcataattatttaaagAATGGATTTACAAGGGTGATAAATAGAAGCTGGAGTCTACAGATTCCCAAGTCCGAAAAAGGAGAAGCAGCAGCCACAATCTTAAAGGCCCCATCAAAATCTCAAAATACCCACATCGTCCCTCGTTCTTGTTTGTGTCCAGTGTCGACCACGCGTCTTGCAGCACTTACCAGCTCTTCACCAGGTAATTCTCTTCTTCTCCCCTTTTTTTCTCATACCCATTTGCTCAATTCTCTTGTCATGAAATTCAGTAATGGGTTTCTTCAATTTTTGTGGTTTTCTCTGTGGGGATTGATAATTGAATTATATGGCGAATTGTTTGTTCTCgatttcatttttctttgaaTTCTATTTCTGTGCCCTTACTTCAGTAAATGAAAATTCCAACTCTGCCCATTTGGCCTCATATTCATTCCCCTTTTTCTTGGATCAAGAAGAAATTGATAAATTTCTTTGTTTTTGGTTTCTTATTAGTGAAATATTTATGAATTCTGGGACATTAAGAGGAgagtatattatatttttatccaaCAAAATATTATTAGGTTCCCTTTTTGCCTGCAATCTCCTTAATTCTATTTGAATGAATCATAATGATTGATCATAATCATTAGATATCAACTAAACAGACCTTTTTCCTGAACTATTTTGGAGTTCATTGTAATAATTTGTGCTGTCTGAACGTAATTCATTTGAGATCTGTGCACATCTTTATTGAATATTAACACTTTGGTCAATTCTCAAGTTGGGTTGCTATTTATGGAACTTAGATATTGAGCATGCCAATATTGCAATTATAATTCTACTGCAATTCTTAGCTGATTCTATATGGTACCATGTTTCTTTTACTTTCACAATTTCTATCTCCTTAAATTTGAGTGTACAACAGGGAGCAATGGATTTTTTGTTCAAGGGGTTCAATGAAGACACATCTGATTGTCAATTCGATGAGAAGAACGTTCAGAGATGCCCTTTTTTGCGAAACATCAACAAGCCAACTAATTTCTCATTTTTTTCTGTGAATTTTCCCAGTCCTGTAAGTTGTCGCTCTCTATCATGAGCTCCTTTTTGCCTTTTAGCCTATCTATCTTCGTGCTAACCTTAAATTATTAAAGTTGATTTAGCAGCTGAAGTTTTATTGTTTCTCTAGGTGAGGGGAGCCAAAGGTCCAATATTTGAAGATGGTCCAAATTTTGATATGGCATTTAAACTATTTCATGGGAAAGATGGGGTGGTTCCACTGAACAGGTCTAATTTCCGTAATGACATTTCGGAACCTGACTCAACACCCCAATTCAACCCTTTAGCAGCAAAAGCTGCCACTATTAGTTTATCTGCATTTGGCCCAGGTGGACCATTTGGCTTTGGTTCCTTCAATGATAAGTggaagaatcaaaagaagaAATCTGATTCCACCAACAAAAGTGATCCATCTTCTCAGGTAGTTGCACATTCTGTACCATTCAAGTTAACTTTTTTCAATGAGGGGAATAAAGCAATTGTTTGAAAGATTGCACCTTGACTGTTGTTTTCCAGTGGCTCTACCTATAAGATGCTTTTCCAGCTGAATGCATTAACTTTTCAGTTTTACTGGAAATGGCATGTGTTGATTGCTCAGTGAAAAAATGTACCAGCAGACATTTATCCAACTGCTCATCGAACTGAAAACTTTATTCTTCATGTTTCAATTCAAGCTGattatttttcatgtttctaaTAATGATATGCTTTGTTTCTGATACTCCAGAAAGGAAACACCTCAAAGCACGAGGCACTGGGAAATGAATGGTTAGAAACAGGGAACTGTCCAATTGCTAAATCTTATAGAGCTGTTAGTGGTGTACTCCCTCTTGTGGCATCGTCTCTTCAACTGCCTCCTGGCATGAAGCTTAGATGTCCACCTGCTGTAGTTGCTGCACGGGCTGCCCTTGCACGGACAGCCCTGGTTAAAACCTTGCGTCCTCAGCCACTACCCGAGAAGATGCTTGTCATTGCTCTCTTGGGCATGGCAGTAAATGTGCCCTTGGGCGTGTGGAAGGAACATACTAAGAAGTTTTCACTATCATGGTTTGCAGCAGTGCATGCAGCCGTGCCCTTCATAGCTATGCTTAGGAAGTCTGTTGTGATGCCCAAAACTGCTATGGCTCTGACCATTGGAGCTTCTATCCTGGGGCAAGTTATTGGTTCTAGAGCTGAGAGGCACCGACTCAAAGCGGTAGCTGAGAGGAATAGCATAGCAGCAGAGACAGCAATTGCTGCTGCAGTGGCAGCCACGGGGTATAGCACGACGCAGGTTAGTTGCAGTGCAGGTGGTCAATGTGGTAAAGAAGGGATGACATGGGATCCACTCTATATCAAGGCTGCTGGACCCACTTCCTCATCAAATAACGTGTGTTGCTAATATCACAGGCTGCAACTAGAGGGTGAAATAGAACTTACATCCATTATCAATAGCTGGTGATTGTAAAATATCTGCAGTTCATCGTATCCTTATGACTCTATTCCTCATACTTTCATGAACTGTTGTGTTAAAGATGACACCAAACTCAGTTCTCGTGCAGAACGCTTTAtgtttatgaaataaatatgtTTGTATTTCATGAAATTCTTAATCTCGCGAGCAGCTTAAAGATTATTTTGTGAAGTTGCTTGAAGTTCAAAAAGAGATTCCCACTTAACAATTTTGTTTACCAGTAATGATTTCTGGGATTTGCATGAGACCATTGCAAGAATCCAACTGAGTTTAGAGTTGCACTTTTGCTACTGAATTGAGGGCTGAGAAGACAAAGCTTTTGcagaagaaaaagaggagaaataGCAGACAAAAAGGAGAGAATAATCAAAAGGATTGGGAGATTTGGCAATTTTGTTGTTATATACATGTGATCCCAATTTACGTTTTGTAAGCCTTtagtaaatgaaaataaattgagttGAATGACAAATGAAAGAACTGTATGTTCCACTCTAATAATGAGACGAAGGAAAAAGAAACGAGGTAAGTAGAAAAGCAACAATTTCTCACTATGATCTAATCTAAAAGGAGTTTGTGCAGGAAATGAACCGAATCAGAGTTGAGTCGCGAAATATTAGAGCTGACTGTTTTGAAAAATTAGGGCTGACTTGTTAAAaaccttttatagttgaaattTATATTCTGAACTCAAGCtacataatattaaatttaaaactaaataaatatatttacaaatCAATTCGTTAAATTTATCAAACAACTCAAATTTAGCTCGCTCGTTTcagaatatttatattaaagttGGCTCTTTTCAAGCTGAAACCCTTTAGTTGTGGAACACAATGCCATTAAGCTAGAAAAGAAACTCTATCTATAGAAGGcccataaaacattttaactgGTACGATCACCAACACAAAGGTATCCCAACATAATTGGAAAAAGAAAACCCAGTTGGAGAAACTGTAGTCTACAAACACAATGCATAATATAACATAATACAGGAACTATTTTGAAAAGGATAAGGTAATTGTGGGAGTCGGAACCAGATATAAAAGGAAAACGATCAAACTCAGATAGATATTGTAGCTTTGACCCATAGCATCCTTTGAATAGTATTAAACTATAAAAGATACTATTTATGGTCCCAAAATTCTGTACACAAAGCTTCATAAACCCTAATGCAAAACACCAAATTCAAAACTTCAAACACTATCCATTATATTCAACAAAGCAGGCAGCTTATTTTACATACTTGTGCTGCATCTTTCCAGATACTTCAGAAACCGCTGAACTGTGGCTTCGATATGCCCCCAAACCTCCCAGAGCTACCATAAGCCGGAGGAACAGCAGTCAGCCCTGGGCAATCCCTTGCCCAATGCCCAATTTGATGGCATTTGTAGCattcaccaccaccaccactgcCCATAGAAGATGTATTATTGACATAGGCCCCTCTCTCAGACTGCCTGGGAGCATTCATGATACTAGGGCAATTTGATGAGGTATGAGTAGTAGCACCACAGCTGTTACAAGAATAATTAGCTGTAGGAAACCTAGCACTATACTGGTTTCCATAATGACCCACCTCATTTGGCAGTGAAACAAATTCTCTAGCAGCATAACTGCTGTTCCCACCTTGATTAGATCCCACTGGTCCACCTTGTCTACCACCACTTTCAAAACCAGTGTTGTTTGCTCCAGAGAGAGGATAATTCGGCTCCATTTTGGGGGCAAAAGGAGCAGAATTTCCTGAGTTGAACTTTTCCATCATTTCCAGAAGAAATTTGGACTGGGATGAGTAATTCACCTTTTCTGCTCTTACCACAGTTGATTTTACACGCTGCTCATCACTGAAGGTCTCCTCCTTCACTTTCAACTTGAACATAAATTTACTAAACAAAACCTGCCGaataattttagaaaacctcTCATCGTCTTGTTCTTCATATTTCAAGAAGTGCAGATCTTTCGCAGATATTCCCATTATCTCTTCAGCACTCTCTTGAAATGCAGTCACCCATGTAATGCCAGTATGATCCTGTATTTGAAACTGGAGGATGTATCTGTAGTCACATTCATCCATAGACTGATCGCACTTCTCACACCTCCACTTCCCATCTCCATTATTTGTTACCTTCTTGTTGCATGGTCGGTCACCAGACATGAGGGGGCAAGCTGTATAGCAGAAATTGTCAGACTTGATGAATATCACAGTTGCACTGACAGTGATCCAATCTGGCTTCTCAGAAGTCCCTAGCCTCTCATCCTTAATTTGAGAAACAGTTTTTTGAACATCTGTCCTACCAACACTTGCCATTTCTCTTGAAATAGAGAGGGAAGGCATGTTTCTCCCTTCCTTCTCAAACCATTCCTTCAGCCTCCGAGCCTCTGGAAAATCAGGATCAATAAATAGCTGACTGGTAGAGATAGTCCCGACTGCCTTCCCATTAAAATCGCTCACCCTACCAGATTTAACAGCTAGAACAGGAAAACCACCAGAATCACACATATTCTGCAGCCTTTGTCCCTCTGCATTGCAGAAATTTCCCCATAGTGTTAATTCAACACTTCGGCCTGACATATCTTTCAACTGGAGGGTTCTCTTCTGGGTTTCTGTACCATTTTTCCTCATTATTGAAGCTGAAGGAGTAATAGAAGTTACCATACCAATTAAATCCACAACACTGTTATTATCAATGCCCTCAATTTCAGTTATGGAACGGAAATGAAATTGCTGCCTTGGAATTGCACTGTCATCCTCAAAACAGGGTTGAATTATTGAAGTGCTCTCCAGAAAAATTTCCAAATCATTGCGAAGGTGGTTGAAATTCTTTTGAGCAGGTTTTAGATTTCCCCTGGAAATCAAATAAACTTTCCCAGCTTCAATCTGGTGATAAAATTGATCAGCCACAGCATTAAAGCAGGTTACTCTAATTTCTCCACCATCAGAATCAAGAAGATCAAAAGAGAACACCTTTCCATCACCACGGGGATTATTGTAGTGCCTAAGCTCTCCTTTTGCTGTCACTCTTGCCTTGATTGTCCATCTACCTTGATATGGATTGAGTGCTGAAATCGGCATTATCCTAGGGGGAGCTTCATTCTTAGCCACTGGTCCTCTA
Protein-coding sequences here:
- the LOC122722192 gene encoding replication protein A 70 kDa DNA-binding subunit A-like, producing the protein MGMVNLTEGAISKITSGRATAAELKPTLQVTELKQVQTKQPQQSDRFRLVLSDGSHLQQAMLGTQINHLVKDGHLRPGSVVQLIQYTCTTVQGRMIIIILELIVIVEECALMGHPVSAQKSLGPPQSSTDQPVNNLANPQSFGSSSLAGGMVENSNLAVASPQNPRMNQLHSSSHSSNFDSGRQGAPNIPPSHLKAEPVANAGFRNPRPEISQTPSTYSYAPRPAYQQPPPMYSNRGPVAKNEAPPRIMPISALNPYQGRWTIKARVTAKGELRHYNNPRGDGKVFSFDLLDSDGGEIRVTCFNAVADQFYHQIEAGKVYLISRGNLKPAQKNFNHLRNDLEIFLESTSIIQPCFEDDSAIPRQQFHFRSITEIEGIDNNSVVDLIGMVTSITPSASIMRKNGTETQKRTLQLKDMSGRSVELTLWGNFCNAEGQRLQNMCDSGGFPVLAVKSGRVSDFNGKAVGTISTSQLFIDPDFPEARRLKEWFEKEGRNMPSLSISREMASVGRTDVQKTVSQIKDERLGTSEKPDWITVSATVIFIKSDNFCYTACPLMSGDRPCNKKVTNNGDGKWRCEKCDQSMDECDYRYILQFQIQDHTGITWVTAFQESAEEIMGISAKDLHFLKYEEQDDERFSKIIRQVLFSKFMFKLKVKEETFSDEQRVKSTVVRAEKVNYSSQSKFLLEMMEKFNSGNSAPFAPKMEPNYPLSGANNTGFESGGRQGGPVGSNQGGNSSYAAREFVSLPNEVGHYGNQYSARFPTANYSCNSCGATTHTSSNCPSIMNAPRQSERGAYVNNTSSMGSGGGGECYKCHQIGHWARDCPGLTAVPPAYGSSGRFGGISKPQFSGF
- the LOC110604460 gene encoding uncharacterized protein LOC110604460, producing the protein MDFLFKGFNEDTSDCQFDEKNVQRCPFLRNINKPTNFSFFSVNFPSPVRGAKGPIFEDGPNFDMAFKLFHGKDGVVPLNRSNFRNDISEPDSTPQFNPLAAKAATISLSAFGPGGPFGFGSFNDKWKNQKKKSDSTNKSDPSSQKGNTSKHEALGNEWLETGNCPIAKSYRAVSGVLPLVASSLQLPPGMKLRCPPAVVAARAALARTALVKTLRPQPLPEKMLVIALLGMAVNVPLGVWKEHTKKFSLSWFAAVHAAVPFIAMLRKSVVMPKTAMALTIGASILGQVIGSRAERHRLKAVAERNSIAAETAIAAAVAATGYSTTQVSCSAGGQCGKEGMTWDPLYIKAAGPTSSSNNVCC